In one Drosophila albomicans strain 15112-1751.03 chromosome X, ASM965048v2, whole genome shotgun sequence genomic region, the following are encoded:
- the LOC117578209 gene encoding disintegrin and metalloproteinase domain-containing protein 9 isoform X11 yields the protein MWITLASLFVIIAQLCELVQCAGEADYTLDDSFWNEESPVGEVERLLKEYRQNQELVRRIGGHYYQIIYPVQLRHHEKMGISTREVSVPKPGQRPRPHDDSGFSRGRTKKHFHRTSLLIKAFNHKFRLDLELNSQLLSPNIQQKHYHVGGYLVDGNRHDIEHCYYHGTVKDYPGASAAFHTCNGVSGVIHIGNETFVIHPFYGGDLSKHPHVIFEARTKANKGCANSGNLDSWRLSRRTKHLSAGVVDEIHPNGAGRYKRDVREATKYIETAIIVDKAMFEKRNGSTRAEVIHDAIQVANIADLYFRTLNTRVSVVYIETWGKNQAAIDGSKDISKAISNFNDYTSRNLFQIERDTTQLLTGETFAGGEAGMAVPETVCTPRAVGISVDVNVYEPHLLAGTMAHMIGHNIGMGHDDGREECFCRDWHGCIMAQSIVGQENVQPYKFSECSKKDYIDALRTGHGLCLLNKPNEIELRRNCGNKVIEEDEECDCGTFEECALDPCCDGITCKLKSEAQCASGACCDQCRLRPKDYICRDSHNECDLPEYCDGEVGQCPIDIYKKNGSPCGLSKLGVSGYCFQGYCPTLTLQCEAIWGYGGFAADRQCYEQFNSKGSINGHCGRDANEHYIKCEPENVQCGTLQCKEGERQPVNDGIDQLYSRTIISIKGQEYECKATSGQVGSNSYPEHGLVKDGTPCGDNLICLNQTCVSLFPHVDSTKCPTNKQGQECSEHGFCTNANRCFCDMGWGGTDCSTVVLLTTPLPTEALPTPENTIKMEKKETPYENYHGSNTVFLVGVLMSVVGFVFITFTLMALCYRRKTTTLKYDPPFSKKPIPKGYGGAATAPNHHSVEEVSLDGSSKLVYANQAGFRDKNLHGRRYTTGGEDDQSHAEKGILKKHGYGLVHGEQLKDKWCDDSQSDEVITQDGTQASTIGGAAVSEVERTLKSLNGYHEDILEALRNAASHRGTGTGNTPVGSGSLSEEMLRKTLQDCTSAQLGYSVEPYKRASGSKSSSRENICDSATAHAILMDGSASGLGGLSLGADLSGVRGVGGGGAIGGMPGAGGGGMSNAIGHGGAMMHHHRSQHQLHQTSAISLQQQQQQQPTDDDDAPSTGPLRIRNLEDLIRQLEHHSSRHMSPSGSEDIRMSETEADRHYRLDSSAACSESSQGLQTGISCVIKILSLREELWTQLCKIHTQNRKKTKTENIT from the exons AAGCTGATTATACACTCGATGATTCGTTTTGGAACGAAGAAAGTCCTGTTG GCGAAGTGGAACGCTTACTCAAAGAGTATAGACAAAATCAGGAGCTTGTGCGTCGTATCGGTGGGCATTATTATCAGATAATCTATCCGGTACAGCTGCGTCATCATGAGAAAATGGGAATCTCAACTCGTGAAGTCAGTGTCCCAAAG CCAGGACAACGACCACGCCCACACGATGACAGTGGATTTAGCAGAGGTAGAACAAAG AAGCACTTCCACCGCACTTCGTTGCTCATCAAGGCATTTAATCACAAATTTCGATTGGATTTGGAATTAAACTC TCAACTACTTTCGCCCAACATACAGCAGAAACACTATCACGTTGGTGGATATCTCGTTGACGGCAATCGACAT GACATCGAGCATTGCTACTATCATGGCACAGTGAAGGATTATCCGGGAGCAAGTGCTGCCTTTCACACCTGCAACGGAGTTAGCGGCGTCATTCACATTGGCAACGAGACCTTTGTGATTCATCCCTTTTACGGCGGAGATCTGTCG aAACATCCGCACGTCATTTTCGAAGCACGCACCAAGGCCAACAAAGGATGCGCAAACTCTGGCAATTTGGACTCTTGGAGACTGTCGCGACGGACCAAACACCTGTCGGCGGGCGTTGTCGATGAAATCCATCCAAATGGGGCGGGGCGTTACAAGCGAGATGTGCGCGAGGCCACCAAATACATTGAGACGGCCATCATAGTGGATAAGGCCATGTTCGAGAAGCGCAATGGGAGCACACGTGCAGAGGTGATACACGATGCCATACAGGTGGCCAATATAGCTGATCTG TATTTCCGCACGCTGAACACTCGTGTCTCGGTGGTATACATTGAGACGTGGGGCAAAAATCAGGCGGCCATCGATGGCAGCAAGGACATCAGCAAGGCAATATCCAATTTTAACGATTACACCTCTAGGAATCTCTTTCAAATCGAACGCGATACCACACAGCTGCTAAC TGGAGAGACTTTTGCGGGTGGCGAGGCTGGCATGGCAGTGCCCGAGACAGTTTGCACACCGCGTGCCGTTGGTATCAGCGTCGATGTGAATGTTTACGAGCCGCATCTGTTAGCTGGGACCATGGCCCACATGATTGGACACAACATTGGCATGGGCCATGACGATGGTC GTGAGGAATGCTTCTGTCGGGACTGGCACGGATGCATAATGGCACAGTCAATAGTCGGTCAGGAGAATGTGCAGCCATACAAATTTTCGGAATGCAGTAAAAAGGATTACATTGACGCATTGCGCACGGGTCACGGTCTTTGTTTACTCAACAAGCCCAATGAG ATCGAGCTGCGGCGCAACTGCGGCAACAAAGTGATCGAGGAGGACGAGGAGTGTGACTGTGGCACATTCGAGGAGTGCGCTTTGGACCCATGCTGTGATGGCATCACATGTAAGCTCAAGTCGGAGGCACAGTGTGCCAGCGGTGCCTGCTGCGACCAATGCCGG CTGCGACCCAAGGATTACATCTGCCGCGACTCGCACAACGAATGTGATTTGCCCGAATATTGTGATGGCGAGGTCGGTCAATGTCCCATTGATATCTACAAAAAGAACGGCTCACCTTGCGGTCTCAGTAAATTGGGAGTTTCAG GCTACTGCTTCCAGGGCTATTGTCCAACGCTGACGCTGCAATGCGAGGCTATCTGGGGCTACGGCGGCTTTGCGGCCGATCGCCAGTGCTACGAGCAGTTCAATTCAAAGGGTTCAATCAACGGTCACTGCGGTCGCGATGCCAACGAGCATTACATCAAATGCGAACCAGA GAACGTCCAGTGCGGCACGCTGCAGTGCAAGGAGGGCGAGAGGCAGCCAGTTAACGATGGCATCGACCAGCTTTACTCTCGCACCATAATCTCCATCAAAGGGCAGGAGTATGAATGCAA GGCGACCAGCGGTCAAGTGGGCTCCAATAGCTATCCCGAGCATGGCCTGGTCAAGGATGGGACTCCGTGTGGCGATAATTTGATTTGCCTTAACCAAACGTGCGTCAGTCTTTTCCCTCATGTGGATTCAACCAAGTGCCCAACGAATAAGCAGGGTCAAGAGTGCTCAGAGCATGGT TTCTGCACGAATGCGAACCGATGCTTTTGCGATATGGGCTGGGGCGGCACAGACTGCAGCACCGTGGTGCTGTTGACCACACCACTGCCAACGGAAGCATTGCCAACGCCGGAGAATACAATCAAAATGGAGAAGAAAGAAACTCCATATG AGAACTACCACGGCTCAAATACAGTGTTCCTAGTCGGTGTTCTAATGTCAGTTGTAGGGTTCGTTTTTATAACATTCACCTTGATGGCATTGTGCTACAG aCGCAAGACAACCACCCTCAAGTACGATCCGCCCTTCTCAAAGAAACCCATACCAAAGGGGTACGGCGGAGCAGCAACGGCGCCCAATCATCATTCCGTCGAAGAAGTCTCATTAGATGGTTCCAGCAAATTGGTGTACGCCAATCAAGCAGGCTTCAG AGATAAGAACCTACATGGACGTCGCTATACGACTGGTGGTGAGGATGATCAATCACATGCAG AGAAGGGCATTCTGAAGAAGCATGGCTACGGACTCGTGCACGGCGAGCAGCTGAAGGACAAGTGGTGCGATGACAGCCAATCGGATGAGGTGATCACACAGGATGGCACTCAGGCGTCCACAATTGGCGGCGCCGCCGTTTCGGAGGTGGAGCGCACGCTCAAGTCGCTCAACGGCTACCACGAGGACATACTGGAGGCGCTGCGCAACGCGGCCTCGCACCGCGGCACTGGCACCGGCAACACGCCCGTCGGCAGCGGCAGCCTCAGCGAGGAGATGCTGCGCAAAACACTGCAGGATTGCACCAGCGCCCAGCTTGGCTACTCCGTTGAACCGTACAAGCGAGCGAGTGGCTCCAAGTCTAGTTCGCGCGAAAACATTTGCGACAGCGCGACGGCGCACGCCATTCTCATGGATGGCAGTGCTTCTGGATTGGGCGGTCTATCGCTTGGCGCTGATTTGAGCGGTGTGCGGGGcgttggcggtggcggtgcCATTGGCGGTATGCCTGGCGCAGGCGGCGGCGGTATGTCGAATGCCATCGGACATGGCGGTGCGATGATGCATCATCATCGGTCGCAGCATCAGTTGCACCAGACAAGCGCAATAtcgttgcaacagcagcagcagcagcagccaactgATGACGATGATGCCCCATCGACTGGGccgctgcgtatacgcaatctGGAGGATCTGATCAGACAGCTGGAGCATCATTCGTCGCGTCACATGAGTCCCAGTGGCTCCGAGGATATACGCATGTCGGAGACGGAGGCCGATCGACACTATAGATTAGATAGTTCCGCCGCTTGTAGTGAGTCCTCGCAAGG GCTTCAGACTGGAATATCTTGTGTGATAAAG ATACTATCGCTAAGAGAGGAACTTTGGACACAGCTTtgtaaaatacacacacaaaatcgaaaaaaaacgaaaacagaaaacataaCATGA
- the LOC117578209 gene encoding uncharacterized protein LOC117578209 isoform X7 yields the protein MWITLASLFVIIAQLCELVQCAGEADYTLDDSFWNEESPVGEVERLLKEYRQNQELVRRIGGHYYQIIYPVQLRHHEKMGISTREVSVPKPGQRPRPHDDSGFSRGRTKKHFHRTSLLIKAFNHKFRLDLELNSQLLSPNIQQKHYHVGGYLVDGNRHDIEHCYYHGTVKDYPGASAAFHTCNGVSGVIHIGNETFVIHPFYGGDLSKHPHVIFEARTKANKGCANSGNLDSWRLSRRTKHLSAGVVDEIHPNGAGRYKRDVREATKYIETAIIVDKAMFEKRNGSTRAEVIHDAIQVANIADLYFRTLNTRVSVVYIETWGKNQAAIDGSKDISKAISNFNDYTSRNLFQIERDTTQLLTGETFAGGEAGMAVPETVCTPRAVGISVDVNVYEPHLLAGTMAHMIGHNIGMGHDDGREECFCRDWHGCIMAQSIVGQENVQPYKFSECSKKDYIDALRTGHGLCLLNKPNEIELRRNCGNKVIEEDEECDCGTFEECALDPCCDGITCKLKSEAQCASGACCDQCRLRPKDYICRDSHNECDLPEYCDGEVGQCPIDIYKKNGSPCGLSKLGVSGYCFQGYCPTLTLQCEAIWGYGGFAADRQCYEQFNSKGSINGHCGRDANEHYIKCEPENVQCGTLQCKEGERQPVNDGIDQLYSRTIISIKGQEYECKATSGQVGSNSYPEHGLVKDGTPCGDNLICLNQTCVSLFPHVDSTKCPTNKQGQECSEHGFCTNANRCFCDMGWGGTDCSTVVLLTTPLPTEALPTPENTIKMEKKETPYENYHGSNTVFLVGVLMSVVGFVFITFTLMALCYRRKTTTLKYDPPFSKKPIPKGYGGAATAPNHHSVEEVSLDGSSKLVYANQAGFRDKNLHGRRYTTGGEDDQSHAEKGILKKHGYGLVHGEQLKDKWCDDSQSDEVITQDGTQASTIGGAAVSEVERTLKSLNGYHEDILEALRNAASHRGTGTGNTPVGSGSLSEEMLRKTLQDCTSAQLGYSVEPYKRASGSKSSSRENICDSATAHAILMDGSASGLGGLSLGADLSGVRGVGGGGAIGGMPGAGGGGMSNAIGHGGAMMHHHRSQHQLHQTSAISLQQQQQQQPTDDDDAPSTGPLRIRNLEDLIRQLEHHSSRHMSPSGSEDIRMSETEADRHYRLDSSAACSESSQGSNQQAAQSQKTATIHPSYSSRCRPRSDEDSRFAYGGRYRQPAPAARHTTHQSHSPHAFGHHTHHSHAHGHATHGPHSSHHSSHTHLHQDDEGIYESADHHERGALDTRLDPQETPESESDDFIQAQQQLARWASEDVVSVVVLEQPQSGTMSDSQPSSGVGPMSAGATTNNVIHHQHPHQHHGDHQSSAAAAAAAAVQQAAANSNSIMGMGVVPNGINVSQRDYYPSPPSTETESSGSVIQPATRRTLQSQSREADISQQQLQLHQLQLHQHQHPHQQYQHHHQQQQQQQLQQQSIDTSSSNNSQSGQIIENGCYPEYKH from the exons AAGCTGATTATACACTCGATGATTCGTTTTGGAACGAAGAAAGTCCTGTTG GCGAAGTGGAACGCTTACTCAAAGAGTATAGACAAAATCAGGAGCTTGTGCGTCGTATCGGTGGGCATTATTATCAGATAATCTATCCGGTACAGCTGCGTCATCATGAGAAAATGGGAATCTCAACTCGTGAAGTCAGTGTCCCAAAG CCAGGACAACGACCACGCCCACACGATGACAGTGGATTTAGCAGAGGTAGAACAAAG AAGCACTTCCACCGCACTTCGTTGCTCATCAAGGCATTTAATCACAAATTTCGATTGGATTTGGAATTAAACTC TCAACTACTTTCGCCCAACATACAGCAGAAACACTATCACGTTGGTGGATATCTCGTTGACGGCAATCGACAT GACATCGAGCATTGCTACTATCATGGCACAGTGAAGGATTATCCGGGAGCAAGTGCTGCCTTTCACACCTGCAACGGAGTTAGCGGCGTCATTCACATTGGCAACGAGACCTTTGTGATTCATCCCTTTTACGGCGGAGATCTGTCG aAACATCCGCACGTCATTTTCGAAGCACGCACCAAGGCCAACAAAGGATGCGCAAACTCTGGCAATTTGGACTCTTGGAGACTGTCGCGACGGACCAAACACCTGTCGGCGGGCGTTGTCGATGAAATCCATCCAAATGGGGCGGGGCGTTACAAGCGAGATGTGCGCGAGGCCACCAAATACATTGAGACGGCCATCATAGTGGATAAGGCCATGTTCGAGAAGCGCAATGGGAGCACACGTGCAGAGGTGATACACGATGCCATACAGGTGGCCAATATAGCTGATCTG TATTTCCGCACGCTGAACACTCGTGTCTCGGTGGTATACATTGAGACGTGGGGCAAAAATCAGGCGGCCATCGATGGCAGCAAGGACATCAGCAAGGCAATATCCAATTTTAACGATTACACCTCTAGGAATCTCTTTCAAATCGAACGCGATACCACACAGCTGCTAAC TGGAGAGACTTTTGCGGGTGGCGAGGCTGGCATGGCAGTGCCCGAGACAGTTTGCACACCGCGTGCCGTTGGTATCAGCGTCGATGTGAATGTTTACGAGCCGCATCTGTTAGCTGGGACCATGGCCCACATGATTGGACACAACATTGGCATGGGCCATGACGATGGTC GTGAGGAATGCTTCTGTCGGGACTGGCACGGATGCATAATGGCACAGTCAATAGTCGGTCAGGAGAATGTGCAGCCATACAAATTTTCGGAATGCAGTAAAAAGGATTACATTGACGCATTGCGCACGGGTCACGGTCTTTGTTTACTCAACAAGCCCAATGAG ATCGAGCTGCGGCGCAACTGCGGCAACAAAGTGATCGAGGAGGACGAGGAGTGTGACTGTGGCACATTCGAGGAGTGCGCTTTGGACCCATGCTGTGATGGCATCACATGTAAGCTCAAGTCGGAGGCACAGTGTGCCAGCGGTGCCTGCTGCGACCAATGCCGG CTGCGACCCAAGGATTACATCTGCCGCGACTCGCACAACGAATGTGATTTGCCCGAATATTGTGATGGCGAGGTCGGTCAATGTCCCATTGATATCTACAAAAAGAACGGCTCACCTTGCGGTCTCAGTAAATTGGGAGTTTCAG GCTACTGCTTCCAGGGCTATTGTCCAACGCTGACGCTGCAATGCGAGGCTATCTGGGGCTACGGCGGCTTTGCGGCCGATCGCCAGTGCTACGAGCAGTTCAATTCAAAGGGTTCAATCAACGGTCACTGCGGTCGCGATGCCAACGAGCATTACATCAAATGCGAACCAGA GAACGTCCAGTGCGGCACGCTGCAGTGCAAGGAGGGCGAGAGGCAGCCAGTTAACGATGGCATCGACCAGCTTTACTCTCGCACCATAATCTCCATCAAAGGGCAGGAGTATGAATGCAA GGCGACCAGCGGTCAAGTGGGCTCCAATAGCTATCCCGAGCATGGCCTGGTCAAGGATGGGACTCCGTGTGGCGATAATTTGATTTGCCTTAACCAAACGTGCGTCAGTCTTTTCCCTCATGTGGATTCAACCAAGTGCCCAACGAATAAGCAGGGTCAAGAGTGCTCAGAGCATGGT TTCTGCACGAATGCGAACCGATGCTTTTGCGATATGGGCTGGGGCGGCACAGACTGCAGCACCGTGGTGCTGTTGACCACACCACTGCCAACGGAAGCATTGCCAACGCCGGAGAATACAATCAAAATGGAGAAGAAAGAAACTCCATATG AGAACTACCACGGCTCAAATACAGTGTTCCTAGTCGGTGTTCTAATGTCAGTTGTAGGGTTCGTTTTTATAACATTCACCTTGATGGCATTGTGCTACAG aCGCAAGACAACCACCCTCAAGTACGATCCGCCCTTCTCAAAGAAACCCATACCAAAGGGGTACGGCGGAGCAGCAACGGCGCCCAATCATCATTCCGTCGAAGAAGTCTCATTAGATGGTTCCAGCAAATTGGTGTACGCCAATCAAGCAGGCTTCAG AGATAAGAACCTACATGGACGTCGCTATACGACTGGTGGTGAGGATGATCAATCACATGCAG AGAAGGGCATTCTGAAGAAGCATGGCTACGGACTCGTGCACGGCGAGCAGCTGAAGGACAAGTGGTGCGATGACAGCCAATCGGATGAGGTGATCACACAGGATGGCACTCAGGCGTCCACAATTGGCGGCGCCGCCGTTTCGGAGGTGGAGCGCACGCTCAAGTCGCTCAACGGCTACCACGAGGACATACTGGAGGCGCTGCGCAACGCGGCCTCGCACCGCGGCACTGGCACCGGCAACACGCCCGTCGGCAGCGGCAGCCTCAGCGAGGAGATGCTGCGCAAAACACTGCAGGATTGCACCAGCGCCCAGCTTGGCTACTCCGTTGAACCGTACAAGCGAGCGAGTGGCTCCAAGTCTAGTTCGCGCGAAAACATTTGCGACAGCGCGACGGCGCACGCCATTCTCATGGATGGCAGTGCTTCTGGATTGGGCGGTCTATCGCTTGGCGCTGATTTGAGCGGTGTGCGGGGcgttggcggtggcggtgcCATTGGCGGTATGCCTGGCGCAGGCGGCGGCGGTATGTCGAATGCCATCGGACATGGCGGTGCGATGATGCATCATCATCGGTCGCAGCATCAGTTGCACCAGACAAGCGCAATAtcgttgcaacagcagcagcagcagcagccaactgATGACGATGATGCCCCATCGACTGGGccgctgcgtatacgcaatctGGAGGATCTGATCAGACAGCTGGAGCATCATTCGTCGCGTCACATGAGTCCCAGTGGCTCCGAGGATATACGCATGTCGGAGACGGAGGCCGATCGACACTATAGATTAGATAGTTCCGCCGCTTGTAGTGAGTCCTCGCAAGG CTCGAATCAGCAAGCAGCTCAATCTCAGAAAACCGCTACAATCCACCCGTCTTACAGCAGCCGTTGTCGGCCCCGCTCTGACGAGGACTCGCGCTTTGCCTACGGCGGACGTTATCGTCAGCCGGCGCCAGCCGCACGCCACACAACGCATCAGTCGCATTCGCCGCATGCATTCGGCCATCATACACACCATTCGCACGCCCATGGACATGCCACACATGGCCCACACTCATCGCACCACTCGTCCCACACGCACCTGCACCAGGATGACGAGGGCATCTATGAGAGCGCCGATCACCATGAGCGCGGCGCCCTCGACACGCGACTAGATCCGCAGGAGACGCCCGAAAGCGAAAG TGATGACTTTATTCAAGCTCAACAACAGTTAGCCCGGTGGGCGAGTGAGGATGTGGTATCCGTCGTGGTATTGGAGCAGCCGCAATCCGGCACAATGTCGGATTCCCAACCATCCAGCGGCGTCGGGCCCATGTCAGCGGGGGCTACAACGAACAACGTTATCCACCATCAGCATCCGCACCAGCACCACGGCGATCATCAATCCtccgcagcggcagcagcggcggcggcggtgcaacaagcagcagccaacagcaactCTATAATGGGTATGGGAGTCGTCCCAAATGGTATAAATGTAAGTCAGAGGGACTACTACCCCTCGCCACCCTCAACGGAGACGGAAAGCAGTGGAAGTGTTATCCAACCAGCTACGCGCCGCACGTTGCAGTCACAGTCACGGGAGGCAGACATAAGccaacagcaattgcagctccatcagctgcagttgcatcaGCACCAGCATCCGCATCAGCAatatcagcatcatcatcagcagcagcaacagcagcagctccagcagCAATCAATCGataccagcagcagcaacaacagtcaaTCCGGTCAAATAATCGAGAATGGTTGTTACCCGGAATATAAGCATTGA